GAGTGACTGTCTCCGTCCGCCACGCGACTCGCTTGTCACGATCGCTCGTCTCGAACTGTCGCTCACACCGCTCGCACCGACAGAACGCAGGGCCTGGAAATCCGAGGGTAGTGAGTCTGACGTCGTTAGCGCCGACCGTTTCGAGCCGATCGAGGAGTCTCGCTCGGTAGTCCGGATCGGTTGGACAGACCGTTCCCCAATGGTGACCCTCGGTTTCGGGTTTCGCACGAGTCCCGTCAGCAGTGACGGAGGCACGACTTGGATCGTCGTGAACTGCCTTCGTATCTCCCCAGCAGGCAACGGAGTTGATCGCACCGTCGAGTGGAGCGCGACGCTGACCACTCACGTCATCCGATATGTAGTGGACAAAATCACCAACATTCTCTCGAACTAGCGTCGGACTGCTTGTGAGAATCCCATACATACGGATCTTTTGGCGGGGGAATCTCAAAAATACTCCTCTGGAAGTGCCACGACGTGTACGATGGTACAGCCGCCGAAACAACTGCGTTGAAGAGTCGGCTGCTTTCTCAGTGGACAATCGGCCATCGTCACACTTTATCGTGAATTGCGCCGGACCAACCCCCTGCGGGAAAACCGTGATTCGTGTCTTCCGGCCGTTTGAGAGATAGTGGCCCGGTACCTGCTCCGAATCTTTACAACTGTGTTCAACTGCTTGGCGGTGAACGACCCTCAACTCTCTTGTGGATGCAGATCGGCGGACACTGTTCATGGAGAGCTGAGAACAGGTCAGGTCAGGTCAGGATACACGTGTCACTCTGCCATCAACACAATAAATACTTACCTAACGCAAATGTATTTGAATCGTCCGATCGCAGATCACTAACCATGCACGAAACAGACGACGAAACAACTGATCCAGATCAGGTTCGCAAACACACGCCCGGCGGAGGCGTAAAGCCAGCTGCTCACCCGATTGATCCGAATGTCCCCGAGGAGTTCGGGCTCGTTCAGGCATGGTGGGGTAATGGCAAAGGAAAGACAACAGCAGCCATGGGGATGGGCTTTCGTGCGGCCGGTCACGGCTATCGGGTGCATATGCTCCAGTTAATGAAAGGTGGTGCTGACAGCGTTGAGGCGGTTCGTGGCGAGTACAATGCTATCGAGTCGATGCCCGGCTTTTCCTACGAAAACCTTGGTCACTACGGCTGGCACGGTATGCAGGACGGCTCCAAAGATGATTCCCACAAAGACGAGGCTCAGGCTGGCTACAGTCGAGCTGAAGAACTTCTACGAGCAGCTGCCGCGGCCGATCTAACTGGAGAACTACCGTTGGACGCTCCTCCCGAGGACGGAATGCATCTCCTGATTCTGGACGAGATTCTCTACGCGGCTGATCGTGAACTCATCGACCCTGCGGATGTCATTACCCTGATCGAGAAGAAACCCGAACACCTTGAGCTCGTCATGACTGGAAGCCACAACAGACCGGAGTATCTCCTCGATCATGCCGATCTCGTCACTAATGTCCGGAAGGAAAAGCACCCGATCGACGAAGGGCAACGAGGTCGGAAAGGAACAGAGTTCTAACGGCCAAGACGCTGTCATTGGTCATCATTCGCCGAGAAGAGCAAGCCACGCCAATAGGACAATCGCAACGGTTTCTGGTAGAGATATTCGGTGCAGATCAGATTGAATCAAACATCACTGTCGTCGTCAACCCGTCGAGCTTTTCGATCTTGCTGTCCGAACTGATCGTATGACCGAATCCGATGGCTGGTTTGTCGGCGTCGATTTCGACGACGACGACCGACTGGCCGAGCAAATTCGCACGGGGAGATCGGATGTTTCCGACGCCAACGACCACGATTGGTCTTCCTTGGCTGTCGAGTCCGGGGTTGCAAGCGACGAGGAGGAGTATTACGAGCGCTTGCGCGAGGTAACGCTGACGGCGACCCGTGCTGCGGTGCGCGAGCGCGCCTTGGCTGACGATCGGCAGATCGTTCACGCTGTCCGAGCGATGGACGACGCAGAACGTGTTGCGAACGAACTCGCAGAGCGTGTTTCCGAATGGGCTGGAAGTCGCTTCGAAGACGCTGGAGCGGGTGTCAGATACGCACGAAGCCTCGCCGAAAAGGAGCCGAACGAACACGGAGCCAGCGCGACCACTTCGGTCGATGAGCAACTCGTTTCGTTTGGTGCTCGCGTTCGAGATCTCGACGACGAGAGCACGTCACTCCGGCGATATCTCGAACGGACGGTTCCAGAGGTTGCACCGAACCTAGCGATGCTCGCCGGACCAGTGCTTGCCGCGCGACTCATCGCGCTCGCAGGCGGTCTCGAAACCCTCGCAAAGAAACCAAGCGGAACCGTACAGGTTCTCGGGGCAGAGGACGCGCTCTTTGCCCATCTCAGGGGACGAGCAACCGCTCCGAAGCACGGCGTTATCTACGTTCACGAGTACGTCTCGGGGACTGCTCGTGAACACCGGGGCTCTGCGGCCCGCGCGCTCGCTGGAAAACTGTCGATCGCGGCCAGAGTTGATCACTACTCCGGTGACCGGCGACCGGAGTTACAGACAGCGTTGGACGAGCGAATCGATCGCATTCGGTCGCGGAGGGAGGACTGAGATGTCTCTTCCAACGCTTCCCACGGGTGTCGAACGGCGGCTGTTTGACGGTGACGAGCGGCTAGCGACGCGCGGCGCATCGGTCTACGGTGAACCAACGGACGGTGAATGGCGGGTGTGGGACGCGCGACGTTCGAAGCTCGGCGCAATGCTCGAACACGGGATGGAAACTGGTCTCTCTGGCGGTGAGACTGTGCTGTATCTCGGTGCAGCTGCGGGAACGACAGTCAGTCACGTCGCTGATTTTTCTGGGCCGACCTACGCGGTGGAGTTCGCTGCTCGTCCAACGCGCGATCTCCTCACGGTTGCCGAGGATCGGCAGAACCTCTTTGCGCTGCTCAAAGACGCTCGCAAGCCCGAAACGTACGCCCACATCGTCGAACCAGTTGATGTCATCGTACAGGACGTCGCCACCCGTGGGCAAGCCCACGTCGCGCGCGCAAATCGCCCATTCCTCCGGGATGATGGCCGCCTGCTTGCTGCCGTCAAGGCACGCAGCGAGGATGTTACTGCCGACCCAGAAAGCGTGTTCGAACAGTTTTCATCCCAGTTGGATGGCTATGAAATACTGGAAACCCAGCGGCTGGAACCGTTCCACGACGACCACCTCGCGGTGGTCGCTCGGCCAGACCGAGACCACTGACTGTCGCACTCCTATTGACTGTAGTTTTTATCTATGGCCGTCGTTTCACCGGCATGGGACTGTCCGTCGATCCACCAGAACCCCCCGTGCTCAAATCACAAATCGATCCGGACGAGTACGACGACACCGAGGTGATGGGTGAGGAGTACCGCCGAGACGAACTCCACGAGTTTCTCGTGGCTGGTGCGTGGGAACAGGCGTTCGAACAGTGGACTACAGACACGCCAATGGACGAAGAGGAGTTCGAAATTGCGACCGATCTCGATCTGTTTTCACGGTTTGATTTCTTCTGGGACGCCTTCGCAGATCGTGTCGGCTACCACGCTCCCGGAATCCCAGAGGACTGGCGCGAGCGAGAGATCCACCCTGACCTCGACTCGTGGGGCACCGTCTCAGCGATCAACGCTGGTCTCACCGAACTCGGACAGATCATCTGTGACGTGCTCAAAGACGAGTACATCGACTGGGAAACCGAATACGAACCGCCAGAAGATTTGCCTGATTTTTGAAAACGGCGTGACGGTAGTGATACTGTCCGGCCGTTGTCAGTCATGCTTCGTTCGGACACCACAACGATAATCATCGATGTAGATAGAATCGCTTTCGCTGAGTCAGCAAATCGCGGCAAGCATCTTATTACCAGATACCCTTCGAAGGGATGTGACCAATAATCAGTCTCTCGCCACAAGACTCAAAGAAGACCTAACAAATGACCTTCCAGTTAGTATCGTTTCTATCTTCCTTGCTATCGTCGCATCTTTCACATTTTCAACAATAAGTAGTATGTCTACCGGCAGCGTTTTGTTGGCGTTGAATATTGCCGTTTTCATTCCGTATGCGTACGAACGTTACTGGCCAGTTGCGTACTCGACCGGCACAGCGGCAATTTGGACCCTTTCTGCGACACTAATCACAACTGGCCTCTTCATCGGCGTATATCAAATTACGGTTGTTGTTCTTTCAATCAGTTCTGCTCCGGCAATCGCATTTGCTGTGACTGTGGTCATTCAGTATGGAACTGCAGCCCTGTTTGCTCGTGTTCGACGGGATGGGTAAGAGAAAACAACGGACGGTTCATGCTTCGAACAGCTATAATACATGTCATCGGAGGGAATAATTGGGCGTCCCAACGGGGAAGACATAGAACGGTCACGGTCAGGAGGGAAAAACGTGTGATTGATGCCTCGGATAACGAGATACTCGAACTTCTCGCCGACAAATATGCTCAGATGATTCTTCAACAGACACGAGACAAAGCAATGTCAGCGAAAGAACTCAGTGAAGAATGCGACATTTCCGTTTCTACAGTTTATCGACGAGCTGAACGGCTCGTCGAGTGCGGGCTTCTTTCTGAACGACGCGTTGCACACCCAGATGGCAATCACCATAGCATGTATGAGGCACGGCTGAACGAACTCACTATTCGTCTCGGAGATGAGGGTTTTGAAATAATTATTTCTGAGAAGCCAACAGGTGATCTCGCTGATCGATTTACAGAGATATGGGAGGGACTGTAATGATCATCCTGCAAGGGGATAAAATTCAGACCCACGCCGATTATCTCCTCTTACTTTCTATCTCTCTGATTGCAGTCGGACTAGCGCTGTTTCTCGTGCTCCATGCCTATCGGGGGTACCGACGCAACGACAGTACACGGATGCTGTTTCTCGCAAGCGGCCTCTGTCTTCTCACAGTCGTTCCAATGACGCTCTCGATCGGGATCAGCTCACTCGGACAGACAACAGCGCTCCAATCCCGAGTATATACATTCTATCTTCCGATAATAATTCGAGTGTGCGAGATTGGTGGTCTCTGTGCTCTTCTCTACTCACTGCTTATTATCCCTGACCGCTCTGAATAATTTGATATCTATCCAGTAATTTCGAATCATCTCAGAGTCGTCGAGCCCTGAGAACGAACGTTTCGTGGCGTTCGTCAGCGTATTCGATCTCGAATCCAGCGTCGGTGAGTGCCGTTCGGGCGTCGGCAAGCGCGTAGCGTTCGTTTGTCGGTGGGCCGTCTTCCCCAGTTCCGTTGCTGGTCCAATCTGCGATTCCGATTACTCCATCAGGTTCTACAACACGCGCAAGTTCCTCAAGTGCCGCATCGCTTGCGAATTCGTGGTACGTCATCGTCGAGAATGCACAGTTCAGCGAAGCATCATCGAACGGGAGATCGCTCACTTCAGCAGTAACGCATTCGACGTTCTCAGGTACTCCTTTCTCACGGTATCGTTCGTGCATCTCATCTTGTACATCGACGGCGTACAGCGTTTCGGCATAGGGAGCCACGTCGTCTGTATAAAACCCCGTCCCACTACCGAGATCCGCGACCGTTCCGGACGGATTGAACAGCGAGAGCAGTTCCTCGACCGAAAGGTACCGGTATCGAGCGAAGTCTTCCAGCGCGTCGGCGTTCTCGATGTCGTACGTGTGAAAGCCCATACGAGTGTGTTCTCTGCCGGCGGGGAAATAGCCTTAGACTCCTCATTTGTGACTGTACTCCCAACTTCCGAGCCCGAGCCCTCCAGCCACGACGACCAAGACAGACGTATAGCTTTGAGAGAGTACGACCGCGATGAGACCGAGTAGGGTGGAAACGACGAACGCGGGACGTGGATCCGCCTTCGTAAGCCGGTTCATTCCGACGAGAAACAGCAGTCCAAGGAGGATGCCTGTGAGGATATCAACAACGTAGTGAACGCCGAGAACGACACGAGAGAGCGCCACGATCGTTACGATCGCTGCTGGTACGAGGTAGTTCTGCCCGTCCCGTTTCGTGAACAGCAGCGCTGCGCCACCGTACACAGCGGTCGATTTCAGGGCGTGCCCGCTGGGAAATCCAAAGCCACCGCTCGTCACCAGCGACTCGTACACCGGTTTGCTGCTCGCTGGAAGCCACGCCGGGAGCATAGCAGTCGTGGCTCCCGGCGGCCGCGGGAGCATAAAAACGTGCTTGAGACTCATTGTCAATGCAGACGTACCAAGTGCAAGCGCGAATAAGTACGAACAATCCTGTAACGGTGTATTCGTAATCGACGAATCACGGCTCACGATCCAATACGTCCCGATGATCCACAGTACAACGAACCACATATCGCCCAATTGTGTGATGAGTCCGGCGATAGCGATAATCGACTCTGGAAGCTGCTTTATGACACCGATCTCTCCGAATCCACGCGACATTTCGTCTACCTCTGAATGATCTGTCCTATTTGATCGTTGTATGCTTTATGAATACGATTAAACATCAAAAATCTCCATTGGAATATCACAATTGTATTATTTAGGAAAGAGAAGGGGCGGATGAGCTTCATTCTGACGATTATTCGTTGAATGTGTGTCTGTTACACACAAGGAATTGTTATGATGATATCGTTGACCGATCGTGCGGGCTTTGTGGCCGCCGTGCGAGGAACAAGTATGCAGAACGTGGACGCCGCCGGTCTCGGTATTGGTGATTCGTATTCACCTCGGATCATGGGTGTGCTCAACGTCAGCGAGGAGTCGCCGTATGAGCCGAGTGTGTTCGACGAGCCGAGCGGGGCAGCCGCCTACGTCGATGAGCGTCTCATCGATCAGGGAGCGGATATCGTTGACATCGGTCTCGAATCGGCGAACAAGCGGTTTTCAGTACTTTCAGCCGACGAGGAGTTAAAGCGGCTCGACACCGCTATCGAAACCATCGCATCGGTGAGTGGTGACGCCGTTTTCTCCATCGAGACGCGCTATCACGAGGTTGCCGCTGCTGCTCTCGACGCAGGATTCGATATGGTGAACGACATCTGTGGCTTCGCCGATCCCGAAATGCCCCGTGTCTGTGAGGAGTACGATGCTCCCGTCGTCAAAATGGCGAGTCCACCGGATCTCGAACGGCCGGGAGCGGTCGAATCTCCCGAGGAGATTTACGAAGCATTGCAGATGAACGGCTTCACAGACAAGACTATCATCGATCCCGCATTTGGCGGATGGAGTGCCGAGAAGACGCTCGAAGACGACCGGGAGACGTTCGCTCGCCTCGAGGAGTTCCGTGGACTGGGTCGACCACTCCTCGTCTCGATCAATCGCAAGAACTTCCTCCGGGAGCTTGCCGGACGCTCGACCGACGACGCGCTCCCCGTTTCGCTTGCAGCCACGTCGATGGCGGTCGAGCGCGGTGCTCACGTCATCCGTACACACGACGTCGCCGAGACGCGCGATGCGGCCATCATTGGACGGGAGTTCTCCCAGTACCGACCGTCGGAAACACGCCTTGGTATCGAGGAACTCGACGACGTTTCTCAAGGGATTGAACGCCACTTCGAGCAAAGCGATGGCAGCCCCGACAGCTCGGTGATACGGACGTTCGAGCTGTCGGGTCTTTCGACTGTCGACCAGAGCTGTCTTTCGACGCTTGCCGCTGAGCACGGTGCGACTTTCATCCACGGCGAACGGGGGGTTCTCCTTGGCACAACCGAAGCGTTGTCGGCGCTCGCCGAGAACGGTGAGACGGGCGCTGTCAGTGAGAAAATGGATGACGATCACGCGTCGCTCGAACCAGTACTGGAAGCGATCGAAGAGCGGGTGAACGGAGGTCGGTAGCGTGGATTTCGCCGACTGGGAGCCAGTGTATACAGCAATTCTCGACGATTTTGGGTTCGACAGAGCTGGCGACGAGCGCGCCCGTGATCTGCTGGGGGACCTCACCACCGAATTCGATCTCTCTCGTCTCGTATTCACCGGTGGAACGGTCGCAGTCGTCGGTGGTGGTCCGTTGCCTTCGGAAGAACTCGCACGTGTTCACAGAGCAGACCGTGTCGTAGCCGTCGCTCACGCGGCCGAGATCTGCCGTCGTGAGGATATTCCAATCGATCTCGTGGTCACAGATCTCGATACAGACCCTGAACGAGCGGTGGTGCTGACTCAGGGAACGCCAGTTGCGGTTGCTGCTCACGGTGATAACATCCCTGCACTCGAAGCGTTTGTCCCGAAAATGACCCAGCGGAACGTGCTCGGGACAACACAAGCCAACCCGATCGGCCATCTGCTGAACGTGGGTGGGTTCACAGATGGTGATCGTGCTGCCTTCATCGCCGACCACTGTGGGGCGAAATCGTTGATCTTCCCCGGCTGGGACTTCGATGATCCCGACGTGAATCCCATCAAACGCCGAAAGCTCGCGTGGGCCGAACGGCTGCTCCGCTGGCTCGAACAGAGACGAAACGAACGCTTTGCAGTGCTCGATGGGCGACGCGCGGCCATCGATACGACTGTGATTCCCGATTGAGTCCAGCCTCGAAGCTATCCCTCTGAATTTGAATACGAGCGTCTCTATCGTCGGTCGCGCTCGCCGTGGACGAGAAACGCGAGTGCTCCACCGATGAGCCCGAGGTTCTTGATGAAATGGACCATCTGAGCTTCTTTTTGATCCTCGTCAACGGCCCAGAAATCGTGCATCGTCGGCGTGACACCAACAAGAAACGTCAACACCGAGATGGCGGCGAGTCTCGGGAGCCGCCAGAGCATGATTCCAACGCTGCCAAACAGGAGTGCACCGCTGACGAAGGGCACTGTCTGTTCGGGATTTGGCGCGTTGTTGCTCTCTGCGTACTCGATCTTCTCATCGAGATTGCGTAAGTTATCAATAGCCGAGAACGCGAGCACACTCCCGAACACCAGCCGAGCCAAAAGAAACACCCGTCCACATGGTCGCTCGTCAGTCGTTTCCTCGTCAGTCATCAGTCACTCACCTCCAAGACAGAGTGCATACCCAACGCTTCTCCCGCTAGCGTCTTAGTTCTTGATTGTTCCGTAATCATTCGATCTCCAAGCGTATGTAACGCGATTCTCCGACCCGTGACCCTTAATCGACTCGCACCACTATCAATGTTGATGACGGAGGGTAAGACCGTCGGCGGTGCGGACGCGTTTACACATCTCGGTGATGCGGTCCGGTCGGCGCTTTCTGAACGGGGATTTGCAACCCCGACTGAGCCACAGCGCCGGGCAATTCCGGTTCTGGCCACCGGGTCGAACGCGCTCATTGTCGCTCCCACCGGAACGGGTAAAACTGAGACCGCAATGCTACCGGTGTTCGACGCTGTCGCCGGGACAGACCGCCACGGCATCTCCGTGCTCTACATTACGCCGCTTCGAGCACTGAATCGGGATATGCGCGATCGACTCGAATGGTGGGGTGAGCAGTTGGACATCGATATCGACGTCCGTCACGGCGACACGACCCGATATCAGCGCACGAAACAGGCGGATGATCCGCCCGACGTTCTCGTCACGACACCAGAAACCGTTCAGGCGATGCTCACGGGCTCGAAGCTCAGACGAGCGCTGGAAGATGTCGAACACGTCGTCGTGGATGAAGTCCACGAGCTCGCAAACTCAAAGCGTGGTGCACAGCTCACCATCGGTCTCGAACGGCTTCGGGAACTCGCGGGATCGTTCCAGCGCATTGGTCTTTCGGCAACCGTCGGCGATCCCGAAGACGTTGGACGATTTCTCACGGGTGATCGAGGCTGTGACATCGTCGAAGTCGACGTCGGGAGCACGCTCGACATTCGCGTTCGTACCCCCGAAATCACGCCGGAAGACGAGCGATTAGCTGGCCGATTGATGACCGACGAAGAGACCGCCAGCCACATCCGTTTGATACGCGACCTCATCGACGAGCACGAATCGACGCTCGTCTTCGTCAACACCCGCCAGACCGCGGAAGCGCTCGGCTCCCGTTTCAAAGAACTGGATCTGAGTGTTGGTATCCACCACGGCTCGCTCTCGAAACCTGCCCGTATCGAGGTCGAAGACCGGTTCAAGGCCGGCGAGCTCGCTTCGCTCTTGTGCACTTCCTCGATGGAACTCG
The nucleotide sequence above comes from Halocatena marina. Encoded proteins:
- a CDS encoding class I SAM-dependent methyltransferase; the protein is MGFHTYDIENADALEDFARYRYLSVEELLSLFNPSGTVADLGSGTGFYTDDVAPYAETLYAVDVQDEMHERYREKGVPENVECVTAEVSDLPFDDASLNCAFSTMTYHEFASDAALEELARVVEPDGVIGIADWTSNGTGEDGPPTNERYALADARTALTDAGFEIEYADERHETFVLRARRL
- a CDS encoding 6-hydroxymethylpterin diphosphokinase MptE-like protein; this encodes MDFADWEPVYTAILDDFGFDRAGDERARDLLGDLTTEFDLSRLVFTGGTVAVVGGGPLPSEELARVHRADRVVAVAHAAEICRREDIPIDLVVTDLDTDPERAVVLTQGTPVAVAAHGDNIPALEAFVPKMTQRNVLGTTQANPIGHLLNVGGFTDGDRAAFIADHCGAKSLIFPGWDFDDPDVNPIKRRKLAWAERLLRWLEQRRNERFAVLDGRRAAIDTTVIPD
- a CDS encoding phosphatase PAP2 family protein, encoding MSRGFGEIGVIKQLPESIIAIAGLITQLGDMWFVVLWIIGTYWIVSRDSSITNTPLQDCSYLFALALGTSALTMSLKHVFMLPRPPGATTAMLPAWLPASSKPVYESLVTSGGFGFPSGHALKSTAVYGGAALLFTKRDGQNYLVPAAIVTIVALSRVVLGVHYVVDILTGILLGLLFLVGMNRLTKADPRPAFVVSTLLGLIAVVLSQSYTSVLVVVAGGLGLGSWEYSHK
- a CDS encoding helix-turn-helix domain-containing protein, giving the protein MILQQTRDKAMSAKELSEECDISVSTVYRRAERLVECGLLSERRVAHPDGNHHSMYEARLNELTIRLGDEGFEIIISEKPTGDLADRFTEIWEGL
- a CDS encoding DoxX family protein, translated to MTDEETTDERPCGRVFLLARLVFGSVLAFSAIDNLRNLDEKIEYAESNNAPNPEQTVPFVSGALLFGSVGIMLWRLPRLAAISVLTFLVGVTPTMHDFWAVDEDQKEAQMVHFIKNLGLIGGALAFLVHGERDRR
- a CDS encoding fibrillarin-like rRNA/tRNA 2'-O-methyltransferase produces the protein MSLPTLPTGVERRLFDGDERLATRGASVYGEPTDGEWRVWDARRSKLGAMLEHGMETGLSGGETVLYLGAAAGTTVSHVADFSGPTYAVEFAARPTRDLLTVAEDRQNLFALLKDARKPETYAHIVEPVDVIVQDVATRGQAHVARANRPFLRDDGRLLAAVKARSEDVTADPESVFEQFSSQLDGYEILETQRLEPFHDDHLAVVARPDRDH
- the folP gene encoding dihydropteroate synthase; its protein translation is MQNVDAAGLGIGDSYSPRIMGVLNVSEESPYEPSVFDEPSGAAAYVDERLIDQGADIVDIGLESANKRFSVLSADEELKRLDTAIETIASVSGDAVFSIETRYHEVAAAALDAGFDMVNDICGFADPEMPRVCEEYDAPVVKMASPPDLERPGAVESPEEIYEALQMNGFTDKTIIDPAFGGWSAEKTLEDDRETFARLEEFRGLGRPLLVSINRKNFLRELAGRSTDDALPVSLAATSMAVERGAHVIRTHDVAETRDAAIIGREFSQYRPSETRLGIEELDDVSQGIERHFEQSDGSPDSSVIRTFELSGLSTVDQSCLSTLAAEHGATFIHGERGVLLGTTEALSALAENGETGAVSEKMDDDHASLEPVLEAIEERVNGGR
- a CDS encoding cob(I)yrinic acid a,c-diamide adenosyltransferase, giving the protein MHETDDETTDPDQVRKHTPGGGVKPAAHPIDPNVPEEFGLVQAWWGNGKGKTTAAMGMGFRAAGHGYRVHMLQLMKGGADSVEAVRGEYNAIESMPGFSYENLGHYGWHGMQDGSKDDSHKDEAQAGYSRAEELLRAAAAADLTGELPLDAPPEDGMHLLILDEILYAADRELIDPADVITLIEKKPEHLELVMTGSHNRPEYLLDHADLVTNVRKEKHPIDEGQRGRKGTEF
- a CDS encoding NOP5/NOP56 family protein; its protein translation is MTESDGWFVGVDFDDDDRLAEQIRTGRSDVSDANDHDWSSLAVESGVASDEEEYYERLREVTLTATRAAVRERALADDRQIVHAVRAMDDAERVANELAERVSEWAGSRFEDAGAGVRYARSLAEKEPNEHGASATTSVDEQLVSFGARVRDLDDESTSLRRYLERTVPEVAPNLAMLAGPVLAARLIALAGGLETLAKKPSGTVQVLGAEDALFAHLRGRATAPKHGVIYVHEYVSGTAREHRGSAARALAGKLSIAARVDHYSGDRRPELQTALDERIDRIRSRRED